The Microlunatus soli genome contains the following window.
GAGCTGCCAGCCCGGGCCGAATGCGTTGGCCGTCACGGTGGTGTTGTCGGCGGCGTAGACGTACTCGCTGGTCTGCGAGATCGGCAGCACGACCTTCTCCGAGGCGGCGATGGATTGCAACTCGGCCAGCGCCGCGTTGAGCTGTGCGGTTCCATCGCCGGCCTGTCGCGCGCGGGCGTCGGCCTTGGCGATCGACGATGCCTCTTCCTTGATCGGATCCTCCAGCACCGGTTGCAGCCAGGCCAGACCGGTCGAGGTCCACGCCTTGCGATCGGTCAGTTGGAGATCGGCGGTGTCGTCGGACGGCCGCAGCAGCACGCTGAGTCCGCCGGTGTCCTCCAACCGGGTCCGGATCTGGTTGGCCAGATCGAGGCTGTTCGGTGCGCTCGGGTCGTAACCGAGGGTCAATTGGATCCTGTTGTTCCAGGTGACGTTGATCTTCGCGCGGCCGCCCAAGGGGAAGGACGCCTTGTGTCCGGGGATGTTGTTGGGGACGACCGAGTCCAGGGTCCGGTCCTCCTGCAGCGCTCCGGCGATCGCCGACCGCAGGGCGTAGGACTCGCGATGCTTGGAGTCCGGATTCCAGATCAGCTGCTGGACCCGGGCTCCGGGGAGCGCGGTCTGGCTGAAGCCTGCCTTGCTGCGATTGTTCTTCGATGCGTTGATCTGGGCCTGTAGCCGTTGTTGGGCGGCGGTGCTGAGTCCACGCCAGACGACGTCGGTCTGGTGCTTGGCCATCGCCTCCTCGATGCTCGCCGAGTCCGGCATCGTCCGGATCACCGCGTTGCCCACCTGTGCGGGCGCATACCCGGTGTAGTCCAGGAACTTGGCCAGTTCGACCTGGTCCTTGCTGATCTTGTCCACCGTGAACGGGCCGGACCCGACGATCGGGTCGTCGATCGCGGCGACCTCGTCACTGTTGTAGACCGTCCTGTCGACGATCGATGCCCCCGGTGCCGCCAGTGCCCAGGGGAACTGGGTGTCGTAGCGGCTGAGGATGAATCGAACGGTCGTGTCGTCCGGGGTCTCGATCCGGCGCAACGAGCCGAGCAGCGACGCCGAGGATCCCGGAACGTCGAGCCGGGTCGCCCGTTGGATGCTGAACTTCACGTCGGCGGAGGTCAGCTTGTCCCCGTTGCTGAACTTGAGGTCCGGCCGGAGCGTGCACTCATAGGTGGTCTTGGACTCGAAGATGCAATCTCGGGCGGCGTCGGGTTTCAAGGCCCCCGCCGTCGGGTCGGCGGTCATCAGACGCTGGAACACGTTCTGGGTCAGCATCGTGGAACCGGTGTCGGCGACGGCAGCGGGATCGGTGGTCTTGATCGAATCGGTCGTCATGATCGTGAACTTCCGCTCCGGCGACGGCGACCCCGACGGTGTCGGCCGCGGATCTCCACCGCCACTGCAGCCGGTGATGATCAGCATCATGATCATCACCGCAACGCTCGGCAGCAGTGCCGTGCGCCGGGCCCCGGTGATCATCGACCCTCAGCCTCAGCGCCGCGGGAATCCGGTACGGCGCGGCGGTCCCGAAGGCCGGTTGCGACGATCGGCTCACGGCACATCGGGCGCCCCGGACTGCCTTGTCGCGACCATCTCCGCGACCGAGTTCGCGTCGAGTTCGGCCAGCGACCGGACACGTACCTGGTTGGCGGCCGGTGGGACCGGGACCACGTTCTCGATCACCACGACGGTCGCACCGGACGCACCACCGGACGCGGCACCGGGCGGACTGTCCTCGAAGACGACACAGTCCTGCGGGTCGACACCGAGTTTGCGGCAGGCCGTCAGGTACGGCTCCGGGTCCGGCTTGCCGTGCTGCACCTCGTCGCCTGCGACCGAGGCCTGGAACGACCCGGCCGGCACCCGGTCGATGATGACGTCCAACAGCTCGCGATAGGACGCCGACACCAGGGCGCACGGGACCCCGGCCACCCGCAACGACTCCAGCAGTTCCAGAGCCCCAGGTCGCCACGGGATCGGCTTGGTCCGGCAGTGGTCGACGACCACACCGAGCAGCTGGTCGACGATCCAGTCCGGATGCAGGTCGTCCCGGCCGATCACCTTGGCGATGTAGGCACCCGACTCCGGCAGCGAGCCGCCGACCAGCTGGTGGGCGTGCTCCTCGCTCCACTCCCCGCCCAGTCGCGGGATCAGCTCGAATTCCGCCGCGATCCAGATCGGCTCGGTGTCGGCGAGGGTGCCGTCGAAGTCCCACAGCGCCGCGGCGAGTCGGCGATCGGCATCGGGTTGTCCGGACGTCGGGAGGCCCTGACCTGCGGGGTGCGAGTTCTGACCTGCGGTGGGGCTGGTGCGTTCGCTCATGTCGCGGCCATTCTCGCAGAGCTCAGCCCCCGGTCGCGACTCGGCCGGTGACCGTCGACTCCGCGGCGAAACTCCGGCGCCGAGACCTCGGTGACCGCCGGGTCCGGACGTCCTATGCTGGATGATCAGCTGTGTCCGCAACCCGAACGAGGCTCCCCGTGTCCGTCGCGCCCAATCTCCGTCCTGATGCAACCGCCGAACTGACTGCTGCGCTGGAGCAGCGGATCCTGGTCATCGACGGTGCGATGGGCACGATGGTGCAGCGCCACAAGCTCGAGGAGGAGCACTACCGGGGCGAGCGGTTCGCCGACTGGCCGAGCGACATCAAGGGCAACAACGACGTCCTGGTGCTGACCCAGCCGCAGATCATCCGCGACATCCACGACGCGTTCCTCCAGGCCGGTGCCGACATCGTCGAGACCGACACCTTCAACGCCCAGCAGATCTCGCTGACCGACTACGGCATGCAGGAACTGGCCTACGAACTGAACGTCGCGGCCGCGCGTCTGGCCCGCGAGGCCTGCGATGCGATGACCGAACAGACCCCGGACCGGCCGCGCTACGTGGCCGGCGCGATCGGCCCGCTGAACCGGACCGGTTCGATCTCCCCCGACGTCAACGACCCGGGCGCCCGCAACATCGACTTCGACACCATGGTCGCGGCCTATCTGGAGCAGGCCCGCGGTCTGGTCGACGGCGGTGCCGACATCCTGCAGATCGAGACGATCTTCGACACCCTGAACTGCAAGGCGGCGATCTTCGCCGTCGAGTCGCTGTTCGCCGAACACGGCCGACGCTGGCCGGTGATCATCTCCGGCACCATCACCGATGCCTCCGGCCGGACGCTGACCGGGCAGGTGACCGAGGCATTCTGGAACTCGGTCCGGCATGCCGCCCCGCTGATCGTCGGACTGAACTGTTCGCTCGGTGGCCGGGAGATGCGGCCGTACGTCGCCGAACTGTCCCGGGTCGCCGACTGCTTCGTGCACGCCTACCCCAACGCCGGCCTGCCGAACGCCTTCGGCGAATACGACGAGACGCCCGACGACACCGCCGGCCCGGTCGGCGACTATGCAGCCTCCGGCCTGGTCAACATGGTCGGCGGCTGCTGCGGTACGACGCCCGAACACATCGCAGCGATCGCCGCCTCGGTGACCGATGCCCAGCCACGCATCCGTCCGGAGATCGAGCCGGCGCTGCGGCTGTCGGGCCTGGAGCCGGTGACCATCGACGACGAGTCGTTGTTCGTCAACATCGGCGAGCGGACCAACATCACCGGTTCGGCCCGATTCCGGAAGTTGATCAAGAACGAGGACTACAACACCGCGCTGACCGTCGCCCGGCAACAGGTCGAGAACGGTGCGCAGGTGATCGACGTCAACATGGACGAGGGCATGATCGACGGCGTCGCCGCGATGCGTCGGTTCATCCGGTTGATCAGCAGCGAGCCCGACATCTGCCGGGTTCCGGTCATGATCGACTCCTCCAAATGGGAGGTGATCGAGGAGGGCCTGAAGAACATCCAGGGCAAGTCGATCGTCAATTCGATCTCGATGAAGGAGGGCGAGGAGGCGTTCATCGAGCACGCCCGGCTGTGCCGCCGGTACGGTGCCGCGGTGGTCGTGATGGCCTTCGACGAGGACGGCCAGGCCGACAACCTCGAACGCCGCAAACAGATCTGCCAGCGGGCCTACGACATCCTCACCGACCAGGTCGGCTTCCCGCCCGAGGACATCATCTTCGACCCGAACGTGTTCGCCGTCGCCACCGGCATCGAGGAGCACGCCACCTACGGCACCGATTTCATCGAAGGTGTCCGCTGGATCAAGGACAACCTGCCGTCGGTGCGGATCAGCGGCGGCATCTCCAACGTGTCCTTCTCGTTCCGCGGCAACAACCCGGTCCGGGAGGCGATCCACGCCGTCTTCCTCTACCACGCGGTCAAGGCCGGGCTGACGATGGGCATCGTGAACGCCGGTGCGCTGGTGGTCTACGACGAGGTCGATCCCAAGCTGCGCGACCGGATCGAGGATGTGATCCTGAACCGGCGGCCGGACGCCACCGAGCGGCTGTTGGAGATCGCCGGCGACTATGCCGGCAGCGGCCAGCAGCGCGAGGTCGTCGACGAGCAGTGGCGTTCGCTGCCGGTCGCCGAACGCATCACCCACGCCCTGGTCAAGGGGCTGGACGAGTATGCCGAATCCGACACCGAGGAACTCCGGCAGGAGATTGCCGCGCGCGGCGGCCGACCGCTGGAGGTGATCGAGGGCCCGTTGATGGACGGCATGGGCGTGGTCGGTGATCTGTTCGGCGCCGGCAAGATGTTCCTGCCCCAGGTGGTGAAGTCGGCCCGGGTGATGAAGAAGGCGGTGGCCTATCTGATCCCGTACATCGAGGCCGAGAAGACCGACGACGACGAATCGACCAACGGCACCGTGGTGATGGCCACGGTGAAGGGCGACGTGCACGACATCGGCAAGAACATCGTCGGCGTGGTGCTGCAGTGCAACAACTACAACGTCATCGATCTCGGCGTGATGGTGCCGGCGCAGAAGATCTTGGACGCGGTCAAGGAACACGGCGCAGACCTGGTCGGACTGTCCGGTCTGATCACGCCGTCGTTGGACGAGATGGTCAACTTCGCCACCGAGATGGAGCGTCAGGGGCTGGAGATCCCGTTGTTGATCGGCGGTGCGACGACCTCGCGAGCGCACACGGCGGTGAAGGTCGACCCGCAGTACCACGGCCCCGTGGTGTGGGTGAAGGATGCATCCCGTTCGGTCCCCGTGGTCGCCTCGCTGATCTCCAACGAACGCCGTCCGGCGCTGCTGGCCGAGATCAAGACCGACTACGACGCGCTGCGGGAGCGGCACGCCAACAAGAACAACGACAAGGTGATCCTGCCGATCGACGACGCCCGTGAGAATCGGACGCCGATCGACTGGACCGACTATCACCCGCCGCGGCCACGGATGCTGCTGCAGCAGGCCCGGGACACCCACACCGACGAC
Protein-coding sequences here:
- a CDS encoding HAD family hydrolase; amino-acid sequence: MSERTSPTAGQNSHPAGQGLPTSGQPDADRRLAAALWDFDGTLADTEPIWIAAEFELIPRLGGEWSEEHAHQLVGGSLPESGAYIAKVIGRDDLHPDWIVDQLLGVVVDHCRTKPIPWRPGALELLESLRVAGVPCALVSASYRELLDVIIDRVPAGSFQASVAGDEVQHGKPDPEPYLTACRKLGVDPQDCVVFEDSPPGAASGGASGATVVVIENVVPVPPAANQVRVRSLAELDANSVAEMVATRQSGAPDVP
- a CDS encoding ABC transporter substrate-binding protein, whose protein sequence is MITGARRTALLPSVAVMIMMLIITGCSGGGDPRPTPSGSPSPERKFTIMTTDSIKTTDPAAVADTGSTMLTQNVFQRLMTADPTAGALKPDAARDCIFESKTTYECTLRPDLKFSNGDKLTSADVKFSIQRATRLDVPGSSASLLGSLRRIETPDDTTVRFILSRYDTQFPWALAAPGASIVDRTVYNSDEVAAIDDPIVGSGPFTVDKISKDQVELAKFLDYTGYAPAQVGNAVIRTMPDSASIEEAMAKHQTDVVWRGLSTAAQQRLQAQINASKNNRSKAGFSQTALPGARVQQLIWNPDSKHRESYALRSAIAGALQEDRTLDSVVPNNIPGHKASFPLGGRAKINVTWNNRIQLTLGYDPSAPNSLDLANQIRTRLEDTGGLSVLLRPSDDTADLQLTDRKAWTSTGLAWLQPVLEDPIKEEASSIAKADARARQAGDGTAQLNAALAELQSIAASEKVVLPISQTSEYVYAADNTTVTANAFGPGWQLGLWGMKVER
- the metH gene encoding methionine synthase gives rise to the protein MSVAPNLRPDATAELTAALEQRILVIDGAMGTMVQRHKLEEEHYRGERFADWPSDIKGNNDVLVLTQPQIIRDIHDAFLQAGADIVETDTFNAQQISLTDYGMQELAYELNVAAARLAREACDAMTEQTPDRPRYVAGAIGPLNRTGSISPDVNDPGARNIDFDTMVAAYLEQARGLVDGGADILQIETIFDTLNCKAAIFAVESLFAEHGRRWPVIISGTITDASGRTLTGQVTEAFWNSVRHAAPLIVGLNCSLGGREMRPYVAELSRVADCFVHAYPNAGLPNAFGEYDETPDDTAGPVGDYAASGLVNMVGGCCGTTPEHIAAIAASVTDAQPRIRPEIEPALRLSGLEPVTIDDESLFVNIGERTNITGSARFRKLIKNEDYNTALTVARQQVENGAQVIDVNMDEGMIDGVAAMRRFIRLISSEPDICRVPVMIDSSKWEVIEEGLKNIQGKSIVNSISMKEGEEAFIEHARLCRRYGAAVVVMAFDEDGQADNLERRKQICQRAYDILTDQVGFPPEDIIFDPNVFAVATGIEEHATYGTDFIEGVRWIKDNLPSVRISGGISNVSFSFRGNNPVREAIHAVFLYHAVKAGLTMGIVNAGALVVYDEVDPKLRDRIEDVILNRRPDATERLLEIAGDYAGSGQQREVVDEQWRSLPVAERITHALVKGLDEYAESDTEELRQEIAARGGRPLEVIEGPLMDGMGVVGDLFGAGKMFLPQVVKSARVMKKAVAYLIPYIEAEKTDDDESTNGTVVMATVKGDVHDIGKNIVGVVLQCNNYNVIDLGVMVPAQKILDAVKEHGADLVGLSGLITPSLDEMVNFATEMERQGLEIPLLIGGATTSRAHTAVKVDPQYHGPVVWVKDASRSVPVVASLISNERRPALLAEIKTDYDALRERHANKNNDKVILPIDDARENRTPIDWTDYHPPRPRMLLQQARDTHTDDYHESDQPLQYVKTLTDYPLSELVDYIDWQPFFNAWEMKGKFPDILNNPSTAETARKLFDDAQAMLTKIIDEKWLTASGVIGLFPAAASGDDIIVYTDEHRDTVRTTLHQVRQQTEHREGVPHRSLADFVAPVETGLRDYVGAFAVTAGLGSGAKIAEFKAALDDYSAILLESLADRLAEAFAERLHERVRTEFWGYAPDESLTNTELIKEQYDGIRPAPGYPACPEHTEKQTIWDLLDVEANTGIELTDSMAMWPGASVSGHYFSHPQSQYFVIGKIGKDQVADYAERKGWTLKEAERWLSPNLGYAPEA